TGACCTGGGCTCGGGCACCGAGCAGACCGCCGCTCAGGTGATGGACGCCTACGGCCTGAAGTTCGACGACCTGGGTCAGGCGCTGCGCGTCTCGCCGTCGCAGGGCATCTCCCTGATGCAGGACAAGCGCGCCGACGCGCTGTTCTACACCGTGGGCGTGGGGGCCAGCGCCATCGCCCAGATCGCCCAGACGGTGGACGTGAAACTCGTGCCAGTCGCGGGCAACCAGGCCGCCAGCCTGATCAAGAAGTACCCCTTCTACGTGCGCTACAACGTCTCGGCCAACAGCTACCGCGGCATCGGCGCCACCGTGCCCAGCGTCGCCGTGCAGGCCACCCTGGTCACCACCACCGCCCTGAGCGAGGACGCGGTGTACAAGGCCATGAAGGCCGCCTTCGGCGAAGAGAAGGACCTCAAGGCCATCCACCCCGCCCTGGCGAACAACTTCTCCTATGCCAAGGCTGTGCAGGGTCTGCCCGCGCCGCTGCACCCCGGGGCCGTCAAGTTCTTCAAGGAAATGGGCGTCAACGTCAAGTAAGATCACCCATTCGGGCCGGGGCCAGCCACACCGACCACCGGGGCTGGCCCTCCCTTTTAGCAAGGAGATGAGCAGGATATGAGTGATCCCACAAGACCCATCAGCACCGACCCCAGCCTGGAGCCGCCGGGCACCGAGATGACCGAGGGCGAACGCCGCGCCCTGGAGATCGTGGAGGCCGCCGAGACCGGAGGGCGCAAACTGTTTTCGTGGCAAAAGACGCTCGTCACGGTCATCGCCGTGGCGTGGTGCGTGTATCAGATGTACGCCGCGCAGGTGGGCAACATCGACACCCTGACGCTGCGGGCCCTTCACCTGGCTTTTGCCTTCAGCCTGGCCTTCCTGGTCTTTCCCTTCCGCAAGACGCCGGGGCATCCCCAGACGCGGGTGCCGTGGTACGACTGGATTCTGGGAACAGTCGCCACCGGCACCGCCATCTACCTGATCGTGCAGTACCCCTCCATTGCCACGGTGCAGGGCGGCGTGCTGAGCAACACAGACGTCTGGATCGGCAGCGGCATGGTGGTGCTGCTGCTGCTCGCCGCGTGGCGCACCATCGGCATCGCCATGCCCATCGTGGCCTCGGTGTTCATGCTGTACGCCCTGACCGGCCCCCGGGGCCTGATCCGCGGGGATCTGGGGCCGCAGCTGCAGCTGCACGCCGGGCAGACCTGGCCGCAGGTGGTGGGCCAGCTGTTCGCCAACACCGAGGGCATCTTCGGCACCGCCATCGGTGTCTCGGCGCAGATCGTGTTCCTGTTCGTGCTGTTCGGAGCGATCTTCGACAAGCTGGGCGCCGGAGACTGGTTCATGAACGTCGCGCAGGGAGCGCTGGGCGGCTTCCGGGGCGGCCCGGCCAAGGCCAGTGTCCTGAGCAGCGCCCTGAACGGCATCATCAGCGGTTCGGCGGTCAGCAACGTGGTCACGGGCGGCAACATCACCATCGGCACCATGAAGCGGGTGGGATACAGCGCCGAGAAGGCCGGGGCCATCGAGGTCGCGAGTTCCAGCAACGGTCAGCTGATGCCTCCGGTGATGGGCGCGGCGGCCTTCATCATGGCCCAGAACCTGAACATCGAGTACCGCACGCTGATTCTGGCGGCGGCCATTCCCGCGTTCCTGTGCTACGGCGCGCTGCTGGTGGTGGTGCATCTGGAGGCGCTGAAGCTGGGGCTCAAGGGCCTGCCCAGAAACGAGCTGCCGCGCGTGCGCCAGACGCTGCTCAAGGGCTGGTACTATCTGCTCCCGCTGGGCTACCTGATCGGCACCCTGACCATCAACCCCGAGGCCACGCCCGAACGCGTCGCGCTGAACACCATTTTCATGATGATCGTGATGATGTTCCTGCAGGAAGTCTACTTTGGAACCCGGCGCGGACACAGCGTGGGGTGGGGCCTGCGGGACGCCGCCACAAAGCTGATCGAGGCCTTTGAGGGCGGCGCGCGCAGCATGATCGGCATCGCCATCGCCACCGCCGCCGCCGGAATCATCGTGGGCATCGTGACCATCACGGGGCTGGGCTTCGGGTTGGCCGATATCGTTCAGCTGGTCAGCGACGGCGTGCGCACCCTGCTGACGGGTGTGGTCGGCCTGATTCCAGGCCTGAACGCCGAGGCCATCGCGGGCTTCGGGGCCATCCTGATCGTGTTGATGATGGCGCAGCTCATCGCCCTGATCCTGGGCATGGGCCTGCCCACCACCGCCAACTACATCCTGATGAGCGCCCTGATTGTGCCGATCATCGCCCGCATCGCCGGGCTGGACAACACCAACCCGGTGCAGATGCTGCCCGTTCACATGTTCGTGTTCTATTTCGGCATCATGGCCGACAGCACGCCCCCGGTGGCGCTCGCGGCCTTCGCCGCGGCGGCCATCAGCGGCGGCAATCCGGTGGCGACCGGCGTGCAGGCCTTCAAGTACGAACTGCGCACGGCGCTGCTCGCCTACATGATGTTCTTCAACCCACAGTTGCTGCTGATTGCCAACGACCGCCTCAGCGGAC
Above is a window of Deinococcus aerophilus DNA encoding:
- a CDS encoding TAXI family TRAP transporter solute-binding subunit, translated to MKKRTQKVTALVLGTAAAVVTGTALAQGTTFLTIGSGSTTGVYFPVATGMAKMINDAGSGLRANARSTGGSVFNMNALATGELDAAVAQNDVVYYAYKGTGLDAFKGKANNKIRTMAVLYPEVLHVIARKDAGINSIADLKGKKVVIGDLGSGTEQTAAQVMDAYGLKFDDLGQALRVSPSQGISLMQDKRADALFYTVGVGASAIAQIAQTVDVKLVPVAGNQAASLIKKYPFYVRYNVSANSYRGIGATVPSVAVQATLVTTTALSEDAVYKAMKAAFGEEKDLKAIHPALANNFSYAKAVQGLPAPLHPGAVKFFKEMGVNVK
- a CDS encoding TRAP transporter permease, with translation MSDPTRPISTDPSLEPPGTEMTEGERRALEIVEAAETGGRKLFSWQKTLVTVIAVAWCVYQMYAAQVGNIDTLTLRALHLAFAFSLAFLVFPFRKTPGHPQTRVPWYDWILGTVATGTAIYLIVQYPSIATVQGGVLSNTDVWIGSGMVVLLLLAAWRTIGIAMPIVASVFMLYALTGPRGLIRGDLGPQLQLHAGQTWPQVVGQLFANTEGIFGTAIGVSAQIVFLFVLFGAIFDKLGAGDWFMNVAQGALGGFRGGPAKASVLSSALNGIISGSAVSNVVTGGNITIGTMKRVGYSAEKAGAIEVASSSNGQLMPPVMGAAAFIMAQNLNIEYRTLILAAAIPAFLCYGALLVVVHLEALKLGLKGLPRNELPRVRQTLLKGWYYLLPLGYLIGTLTINPEATPERVALNTIFMMIVMMFLQEVYFGTRRGHSVGWGLRDAATKLIEAFEGGARSMIGIAIATAAAGIIVGIVTITGLGFGLADIVQLVSDGVRTLLTGVVGLIPGLNAEAIAGFGAILIVLMMAQLIALILGMGLPTTANYILMSALIVPIIARIAGLDNTNPVQMLPVHMFVFYFGIMADSTPPVALAAFAAAAISGGNPVATGVQAFKYELRTALLAYMMFFNPQLLLIANDRLSGLPFGEAVLMILFAFTGLVAFSAATMRFLHRKTNPVQALMLLVASFMLIIPTHMLVNLAALGLIALVYFWQKAGSRREPPSSVPATT